In Microbacterium pumilum, the following proteins share a genomic window:
- a CDS encoding beta-galactosidase, giving the protein MVSLTNGYRPSGVLFGAAYYAEYHLADRLEVDLDLMKAAGFTVIRVGESVWSTWEPRDGEFDLDWLTPVLDGAYSRGIRVILGTPTYAVPPWLQVSHPEIAGERATGVRIPWGARQEVDFTHPVFRTYAERVIRAILERHARHPSVIGFQVDNEPGLELFHNEGVFAGFVESLRERYGDVETLNREWGLTYWSHRLTEWSQLWRPDGNTFPQYDLAWRRYQATLTTEFIAWQADLVDEFRRDDQFVMTCLAYPRPAVDDEKLNERLDITAGNPYYGTQDRLDALRSEPELSHWTTTGVAGLFRQADRLFSSKQSRYLVTETNAQSISGPDLNFPPYPGQLAQSAFALISRGAAMIEYWHWHTLPYGAETYWGGVLPHSLVPGRIYREAAELGAALGSIGDALDGYEPDADVAILWSNPSRFALQFTPPFQSGGGKDTRAYEHIIDSFHRGVVDSGRQARILHVDQAHGIGAAELATRFPVIVAAGLYITTDADLALLRDYAEQGGHLVMGVRTGYADDEARARVEVAPPGLSEAAGVRYDEYSNLDASIPVTGTDGLRTDSAAATLWLDGLIVDGAEVLARYEHPRFDEFPAVTTNRAGAGRVSVVGTVPSPEFASDIARWAAPTAIGSQLAGTTSLPVTVSSGLLPTGQRAWFVFNWGFPEQQITLSLPVTDLVTGAALEAGTALSLDAWSTKAFVSR; this is encoded by the coding sequence ATGGTTTCACTCACCAACGGCTACCGCCCCAGTGGCGTTCTCTTCGGGGCCGCGTATTACGCCGAGTACCACCTGGCGGATCGGCTCGAAGTCGATCTCGACCTGATGAAGGCAGCGGGTTTCACCGTCATCCGCGTCGGCGAATCGGTGTGGTCGACCTGGGAGCCGCGCGATGGCGAATTCGACCTCGACTGGCTCACGCCGGTGCTGGACGGCGCATACTCGCGCGGCATCCGGGTCATTCTGGGCACGCCGACGTACGCGGTGCCGCCGTGGCTGCAGGTCTCCCACCCCGAGATCGCGGGCGAGCGCGCCACGGGCGTCCGGATCCCGTGGGGCGCCCGCCAGGAGGTCGACTTCACCCACCCGGTATTCCGCACGTACGCCGAGCGCGTCATCCGCGCGATCCTGGAGCGACACGCTCGGCACCCTTCAGTGATCGGGTTCCAGGTCGACAACGAGCCCGGGCTCGAGCTCTTCCACAACGAGGGCGTGTTCGCCGGGTTCGTGGAGTCGCTGAGGGAACGGTACGGCGACGTCGAGACGCTCAACCGGGAGTGGGGGCTGACCTATTGGTCGCACCGCCTCACCGAGTGGTCGCAGCTGTGGCGCCCCGACGGCAACACTTTCCCGCAATACGACCTCGCGTGGCGTCGCTATCAGGCCACACTGACGACCGAGTTCATCGCCTGGCAGGCCGATCTCGTCGATGAGTTCCGCCGGGACGACCAGTTCGTGATGACATGCCTGGCCTACCCGCGGCCCGCCGTCGATGACGAGAAGCTCAACGAGCGTCTCGACATCACGGCGGGAAACCCCTACTACGGCACGCAGGATCGCCTCGACGCGCTGAGGTCCGAGCCCGAGTTGAGCCACTGGACCACGACGGGGGTCGCGGGACTGTTCCGTCAGGCCGACCGGCTGTTCTCGTCGAAGCAGTCGAGATACCTCGTCACCGAGACGAACGCCCAGTCGATCAGCGGGCCCGACCTGAACTTCCCGCCCTATCCAGGACAGCTCGCCCAGTCCGCCTTCGCGCTGATCTCGAGGGGCGCGGCGATGATCGAGTACTGGCACTGGCACACGCTTCCGTACGGCGCAGAGACGTACTGGGGCGGCGTGCTGCCGCACAGTCTCGTGCCCGGACGCATCTATCGCGAAGCCGCAGAACTCGGTGCCGCGCTCGGCAGCATCGGCGACGCCCTCGACGGCTACGAGCCGGATGCCGACGTGGCGATCCTGTGGTCGAACCCGAGCCGTTTCGCCCTTCAGTTCACGCCGCCGTTCCAATCCGGCGGGGGCAAGGACACCCGCGCCTACGAGCACATCATCGACAGCTTCCACCGCGGAGTCGTCGATTCGGGGCGGCAGGCGCGCATCCTCCACGTCGACCAGGCTCACGGCATCGGCGCCGCGGAACTGGCCACGCGCTTCCCGGTCATCGTGGCGGCCGGGCTGTACATCACGACGGATGCCGATCTCGCACTCCTGCGTGACTACGCCGAGCAGGGCGGACACCTCGTGATGGGTGTGCGCACGGGCTACGCCGACGACGAAGCCCGCGCCCGCGTCGAAGTCGCGCCCCCCGGGCTCAGCGAAGCGGCGGGCGTTCGCTACGACGAGTACTCCAACCTCGACGCGAGCATCCCCGTGACCGGCACGGACGGACTCCGCACCGACTCGGCGGCCGCAACGCTGTGGCTCGACGGTCTCATCGTCGACGGCGCCGAGGTGCTCGCCCGCTACGAGCACCCTCGCTTCGACGAGTTCCCGGCCGTCACCACCAACCGCGCCGGTGCCGGGCGCGTTTCGGTCGTCGGCACGGTGCCCTCGCCCGAGTTCGCCTCCGACATCGCACGATGGGCCGCACCCACCGCGATCGGTTCGCAGCTTGCCGGCACGACATCTCTGCCCGTCACGGTCTCGTCCGGCTTGCTGCCAACCGGACAGCGTGCGTGGTTCGTCTTCAACTGGGGCTTCCCCGAACAGCAGATCACCCTTTCGCTTCCCGTCACCGACCTGGTGACGGGCGCCGCCCTCGAGGCGGGCACCGCACTCTCACTCGATGCGTGGTCGACCAAGGCCTTCGTCAGTCGGTGA
- a CDS encoding LacI family DNA-binding transcriptional regulator, translating into MDADAASAPAPATEPPPAESPNGKAATIYDVARVAGVSHQTVSRFIKGYEGIRPETRDRVLAALQQLGYRPNLTARSLRKGTSHRIAALTHAIDQVGPSRIVQGASEAAREAGYLLDIVSLDMADSRSIQEALELVHQLDVAGVLALASTDEMADAFAAADFRVPTFIASEKDDVLTGHPELTNRGFPAVIAHLVDLGHEGFVHIAGPSTWLAARNRSRAFTSALAVHGLDPIAILAGDWSAKSGYDAVARLSQELPATAIVASNDQMALGAMLALTHRGLRVPDDVSVTGVDDIPEAAYFSPPLTTLRIDFAAQGRAAVMELLGGVYEGTPPLQSDLVIRNSTGRVGGSP; encoded by the coding sequence ATGGATGCGGACGCAGCCAGCGCTCCGGCACCAGCCACCGAACCGCCGCCCGCCGAATCCCCGAACGGAAAGGCCGCGACGATCTATGACGTCGCCCGGGTGGCGGGCGTGTCGCACCAGACCGTCAGCCGATTCATCAAGGGGTACGAGGGCATCCGGCCCGAGACTCGGGACCGAGTGCTCGCGGCACTGCAGCAGCTCGGCTACCGACCGAATCTGACCGCCCGGTCGCTGCGCAAGGGCACCTCGCATCGCATCGCGGCCCTGACCCACGCGATCGATCAGGTCGGCCCCAGCCGGATCGTGCAGGGCGCGAGCGAAGCAGCGCGCGAGGCCGGTTACCTCCTCGACATCGTCTCACTCGACATGGCCGATTCCCGGTCGATCCAGGAGGCACTGGAGCTCGTCCATCAGCTGGATGTCGCCGGAGTCCTGGCGCTTGCATCGACGGATGAGATGGCTGACGCCTTCGCCGCCGCCGACTTCCGGGTGCCGACGTTCATCGCGTCGGAGAAGGACGACGTGCTCACGGGTCACCCCGAGCTGACCAACCGCGGCTTTCCGGCGGTGATCGCACACCTGGTCGACCTCGGCCATGAGGGATTCGTGCACATCGCCGGACCCTCGACATGGTTGGCGGCGCGTAACCGATCGCGGGCCTTCACGTCCGCCCTCGCGGTCCACGGACTCGACCCGATCGCGATCCTCGCCGGCGACTGGTCGGCGAAGTCCGGGTACGACGCCGTCGCCCGCCTGTCGCAGGAGCTGCCGGCGACCGCGATCGTGGCCTCGAACGACCAGATGGCTCTCGGCGCGATGCTCGCCCTCACCCACCGCGGCCTTCGTGTGCCCGACGACGTGAGTGTCACCGGCGTGGATGACATTCCCGAAGCCGCATACTTCTCGCCACCGCTCACCACACTGCGGATCGACTTCGCAGCCCAGGGCCGGGCCGCGGTGATGGAGCTGCTCGGTGGAGTGTACGAAGGCACGCCGCCACTGCAGTCAGACCTGGTGATCCGCAACTCGACCGGCCGAGTCGGCGGCTCGCCGTAG
- a CDS encoding 3-oxoacyl-ACP synthase III, whose product MAGNANTRFDNVSLLSVASTLPSRVTTSEEIEDRLSSALRRLKLPGGLLQRVAGVLERRNWAADESSDEATVQAGRRALAEAGVDPSEVGLLINTSVTRKHLEPSVAVRLHHGLGLPTSAINFDVANACLGFVSGMSLAASMIESGQIRYAIVVNGEDADEIQTNTIRRLLRPDVGRDGFMSEFASLTLGSGSAAAVLGRTDEHPAAHRILGGVTRAATQFHELCVGSVDGMFTDAKALLKGGLDLVVSAWKEASVDWNWSSMDRYITHQVSSVHTAAIVKAAKLDRTRVPVTFPQYGNVGPASIPITLVEEQATLSKGDRVLLMGVGSGLNTAMMELAW is encoded by the coding sequence GTGGCTGGAAATGCGAACACCCGCTTCGACAACGTCTCGCTGCTGTCGGTGGCGAGCACCTTGCCCAGTCGGGTGACGACGTCGGAGGAGATCGAGGACCGCCTCTCGTCGGCGCTTCGGCGCCTGAAGCTGCCCGGCGGTCTGCTGCAGCGAGTGGCCGGGGTTCTCGAGCGCCGTAACTGGGCGGCCGACGAGTCCTCCGATGAGGCGACGGTGCAAGCGGGTCGTCGCGCACTCGCCGAGGCCGGCGTGGACCCTTCTGAGGTCGGCCTCCTCATCAACACGTCTGTCACGCGGAAGCATCTCGAACCCTCGGTGGCGGTGCGGCTGCACCACGGCCTCGGGCTGCCGACCTCGGCCATCAACTTCGACGTCGCCAATGCATGCCTCGGATTCGTCAGCGGCATGAGTCTCGCCGCGAGCATGATCGAGTCCGGCCAGATCCGGTATGCGATCGTCGTCAACGGCGAAGACGCGGACGAGATCCAGACCAACACGATCCGTCGTCTGCTGCGGCCGGATGTCGGTCGCGACGGCTTCATGAGCGAATTCGCGTCGCTCACGCTCGGATCGGGTTCGGCGGCCGCGGTGCTCGGCCGCACCGACGAGCACCCCGCGGCGCACCGCATCCTCGGCGGAGTCACGCGCGCCGCCACTCAGTTCCACGAGCTGTGCGTCGGGAGCGTGGACGGCATGTTCACGGATGCGAAGGCACTTCTGAAGGGCGGACTCGACCTCGTCGTCTCCGCATGGAAGGAGGCCTCGGTGGACTGGAACTGGTCGTCGATGGACCGGTACATCACCCACCAGGTGTCCTCGGTGCATACCGCCGCCATCGTCAAGGCGGCGAAGCTCGATCGCACCCGCGTGCCTGTCACGTTCCCCCAGTACGGCAACGTGGGGCCGGCTTCGATCCCCATCACGCTCGTCGAAGAGCAGGCGACGCTCTCCAAGGGAGATCGCGTGCTGCTGATGGGCGTCGGCTCGGGGCTCAACACCGCAATGATGGAACTCGCCTGGTGA
- a CDS encoding alpha/beta fold hydrolase: protein MVTEGATLPPSGLPGLDPRFSRIVSAPGRGIDAGLDREWHCLDTGDELARLGVRPVGTILAVHGNPTWSYLWRALVTESVRAAEAGEPAWRVVAVDQLDMGFSERTGTHRPLAQRVSDLGALSEALALDSPVVTLGHDWGGVVSLGWAVGHPASVAGVMLLNTAVHQPDGVPIPAPLRLAGARGVLAASTVATTAFLDTTLALASPALDAATKDAYRAPYRSADRRRAIGDFVADIPVDGSHASSPELARIAAGVAELDVPALLLWGPRDPIFSDRYLDDLVDRLPHAQVHRFEGAGHLLAEDRPYADALLAWLGDHGERLTGRGAESLRAAATTVSGSTEDSDFVPIWRGLDDRRGDEAIAVIDMSTRRSEPPRRVSWRQLDDRVRRIATGLYRVGVRRGDRVSLLVKPGPTLSAVVYACLRIGAVVVVADAGLGVRGLTRAVRGSWPDFIIGETLGLTAARALGWPGVRISAARLPRAAAAALGVSYSLSDLVRGGDDATLPAAPLPDDDAAILFTSGSTGPAKGVAYTHRQLSALRDVLAAHFGVTHESGLVTGFAPFALLGPALGTRSVTPDMDVSSPRTLTATAVAAAVRESDARIVFLSPAAILNVVDTAGALAAEDRDALARVQTFLSTGAPISARLLESAAELMPNATPHTPYGMTECLLVTDVTLDGVREAAESPDAGVCVGRPIGSNRVLVSALDADGRATGVPGDEPGVLGEIVVSAPHLKDHYDRLWLTDRAAERETDTGDAADASSPRWHRTGDVGHLDELGRLWVEGRMPHVIVSGDGPIAPVGPEQQVERVDAVRRAAVVGVGPHGLRQAVAVVETLPPAAHAGLAEPHLTRAVRASTGIPLVAVLAVPRLPTDIRHNSKIDRSRLSAWAERVLAGGRPDAP from the coding sequence CTGGTGACCGAGGGCGCCACACTTCCCCCGTCCGGCCTGCCCGGACTCGATCCTCGCTTCAGCCGCATCGTCAGCGCACCGGGCCGGGGCATCGATGCAGGACTCGATCGTGAGTGGCATTGCCTCGACACCGGGGACGAACTGGCCAGGCTGGGCGTCCGGCCCGTGGGCACGATCCTCGCGGTGCACGGCAACCCGACCTGGTCGTATCTCTGGCGTGCGCTCGTCACGGAGTCCGTGCGTGCCGCCGAGGCGGGCGAGCCGGCGTGGCGCGTCGTCGCCGTCGACCAGCTCGACATGGGATTCTCGGAGCGCACCGGAACGCACCGTCCGCTCGCGCAGCGCGTCTCGGACCTCGGGGCGCTCAGCGAGGCTCTCGCGCTCGACTCGCCGGTCGTGACGCTCGGCCACGACTGGGGCGGTGTGGTGTCACTCGGCTGGGCGGTCGGCCATCCGGCATCCGTCGCCGGGGTCATGCTGCTCAATACGGCGGTTCACCAGCCCGACGGCGTGCCGATCCCGGCGCCGCTGCGTCTCGCGGGTGCACGCGGGGTGCTCGCGGCCTCGACGGTTGCCACCACGGCATTCCTCGACACGACGCTCGCGCTTGCATCGCCGGCATTGGATGCCGCGACCAAAGACGCGTACCGCGCGCCGTACCGGTCCGCCGACCGGCGTCGCGCGATCGGCGACTTCGTCGCCGACATCCCGGTCGACGGCAGTCATGCGAGCAGTCCCGAACTGGCGCGCATCGCCGCGGGTGTCGCCGAGCTGGACGTACCCGCGCTCCTGCTGTGGGGGCCTCGCGACCCGATCTTCAGCGACCGCTACCTCGACGACCTCGTGGACCGCCTGCCGCATGCCCAGGTGCATCGGTTCGAGGGGGCGGGCCACCTGCTGGCCGAGGATCGTCCCTATGCCGACGCCCTGCTGGCGTGGCTCGGCGATCACGGCGAACGCCTCACCGGGCGAGGTGCGGAGTCGCTGCGCGCCGCTGCCACCACTGTCTCTGGATCCACGGAAGATTCGGACTTCGTGCCGATCTGGCGAGGTCTCGACGACCGCCGGGGCGATGAGGCGATCGCCGTCATCGATATGTCGACCCGCAGGTCCGAGCCGCCGCGACGGGTGAGCTGGCGTCAGCTCGACGACCGCGTGCGCCGAATCGCGACCGGGCTGTATCGGGTGGGTGTCCGGCGGGGCGATCGTGTGTCACTCCTCGTCAAGCCCGGCCCCACTCTCTCAGCCGTCGTCTACGCCTGCCTGCGGATCGGCGCCGTCGTTGTCGTAGCCGACGCCGGCCTCGGCGTGCGAGGCCTCACACGCGCGGTGCGCGGGTCCTGGCCGGACTTCATCATCGGTGAGACCCTCGGCCTCACGGCGGCGCGCGCGCTCGGCTGGCCGGGAGTGCGGATCTCGGCTGCGCGCCTTCCGAGGGCGGCGGCCGCGGCGCTCGGCGTCTCGTACAGCCTCAGCGACCTCGTCCGCGGGGGCGATGACGCGACCCTTCCCGCCGCTCCGCTCCCCGACGACGACGCGGCCATCCTCTTCACGTCGGGATCGACAGGACCGGCGAAGGGTGTCGCCTACACGCACCGACAGCTGTCCGCGCTGCGAGACGTGCTGGCGGCGCACTTCGGCGTGACGCACGAGTCGGGGCTGGTCACCGGATTCGCTCCGTTCGCCTTACTGGGCCCGGCGCTCGGCACCCGCTCAGTGACCCCCGATATGGATGTGTCGTCGCCGCGCACGCTCACCGCGACGGCGGTGGCAGCCGCCGTGCGCGAGTCGGATGCCCGGATCGTGTTCCTCTCCCCTGCCGCCATCCTGAATGTGGTCGACACCGCGGGGGCGCTCGCCGCCGAAGACCGCGATGCGCTCGCTCGCGTGCAGACGTTCCTCTCCACGGGCGCTCCGATCAGCGCACGGCTTCTCGAATCGGCCGCCGAGCTCATGCCGAACGCGACACCGCACACGCCGTACGGGATGACCGAGTGCCTGCTCGTGACGGATGTCACGCTCGACGGCGTGCGCGAGGCCGCCGAAAGCCCCGATGCGGGCGTGTGCGTCGGGCGCCCGATCGGCTCGAATCGCGTACTCGTCAGCGCACTCGACGCCGACGGACGCGCGACGGGTGTGCCCGGCGACGAGCCCGGAGTCCTCGGTGAGATCGTCGTCTCGGCGCCCCACCTCAAGGACCACTACGACCGGCTGTGGCTCACCGACCGTGCCGCGGAGCGCGAGACCGACACCGGCGACGCGGCGGACGCATCATCCCCCCGCTGGCACCGCACCGGAGACGTCGGCCACCTGGACGAGCTCGGACGCCTCTGGGTCGAGGGGCGGATGCCGCACGTCATCGTGTCGGGGGACGGTCCGATCGCTCCCGTCGGACCGGAGCAGCAGGTCGAGCGCGTCGACGCGGTGCGCCGCGCGGCCGTGGTCGGCGTCGGACCGCACGGACTGCGCCAGGCGGTCGCTGTCGTCGAGACCCTGCCGCCGGCCGCGCACGCGGGGCTCGCCGAGCCCCACCTCACCCGTGCCGTGCGTGCGAGCACCGGCATCCCCCTCGTGGCCGTGCTCGCCGTCCCACGGCTGCCCACCGACATCCGGCACAACTCGAAGATCGACCGGTCTAGGCTCTCGGCCTGGGCGGAACGCGTCCTCGCCGGAGGAAGGCCCGACGCGCCGTGA
- a CDS encoding NAD-dependent epimerase/dehydratase family protein, with the protein MIVLLTGASGFLGRAVASELVAGGHDVRTLQRRPSEVDGVTDILGSITDPLVVERAIDGAHGVVHLAAKVSLAGRAEDFRTVNVAGTRSMLDAAERAGVARFVQVSSPSVAHAGSALAGVGAAPADPRRARGEYARTKAEGELIALARDSAEMNVVAIRPHLVWGPGDTQLTARIVDRARRRRLPLLNGGTALIDSTYVDNAATAISAALSRTPEAHGKAYVVTNGEPRPVGDLLAGICLAAGVRPPRWSIPAGLGRAAGSMIERVWAIRPGADEPPMTRFLAEQLSTAHWFDQRETRRALAWSPAVSIDEGLRRLAASYSR; encoded by the coding sequence GTGATCGTGCTCCTCACGGGGGCGTCCGGGTTCCTCGGCCGGGCCGTCGCGAGCGAGCTGGTGGCCGGCGGCCACGACGTGCGCACTCTGCAGCGACGGCCATCGGAGGTCGACGGAGTCACCGACATCCTGGGCTCGATCACCGATCCGCTGGTCGTTGAGCGGGCGATCGACGGGGCGCATGGCGTGGTGCACCTCGCCGCGAAGGTCTCGCTGGCGGGCCGCGCAGAGGACTTCCGCACCGTGAATGTGGCCGGAACGCGATCGATGCTGGATGCCGCCGAGCGCGCCGGTGTGGCTCGCTTCGTCCAGGTCTCGTCTCCGTCGGTCGCGCACGCGGGTTCGGCCCTGGCCGGCGTGGGTGCCGCGCCGGCCGACCCTCGACGCGCGCGCGGCGAGTACGCGCGTACGAAGGCGGAGGGCGAACTGATCGCGCTTGCGCGGGACTCGGCCGAGATGAATGTCGTGGCCATCCGTCCTCACCTCGTCTGGGGGCCGGGAGACACCCAGCTCACCGCTCGCATCGTCGACCGCGCCCGCAGGCGGCGGCTGCCGTTGCTCAACGGCGGCACCGCGCTCATCGACTCGACCTATGTGGACAACGCCGCGACTGCGATCTCGGCGGCTCTCAGCCGCACCCCCGAAGCGCACGGCAAGGCATACGTCGTCACCAACGGCGAGCCACGACCGGTCGGTGACCTGCTCGCGGGCATCTGCCTCGCGGCGGGTGTGCGGCCGCCGCGCTGGAGCATTCCGGCCGGGCTCGGGCGCGCCGCCGGCTCGATGATCGAGCGTGTGTGGGCGATCCGGCCCGGGGCCGACGAGCCGCCGATGACCCGCTTTCTCGCGGAGCAGCTGTCGACGGCGCACTGGTTCGACCAGCGCGAGACGCGCCGGGCGCTGGCGTGGTCACCGGCCGTCTCGATCGACGAGGGGCTGCGGCGCCTGGCGGCGAGCTACTCCCGCTGA
- a CDS encoding PEP/pyruvate-binding domain-containing protein: MTGFLPRSAAYSSPPVPLPVPEGAPSPSFAFLRRSATTDDAPAAPDQLPLAVSEIDSSDTFRAVSTDAGDLVANGRAAKFLIDRRNPIAPSARFVNGNFVRNGVVPDEAKFHYPFGRATFRIPESLDIFNAVTYFTVDKRYIAGSVRTYHLDGASDPVYGLQFYPQDLIREHAVVEAVTTIRARLGITDARFAFVPTGSQQTTDTVMDQLASLQVEVLPLDRILGAIQYLPLNLGEAWGYLRIFPDDTDALTATDIPVFDELPLDLSVVAGVLTRSVQDTNSHVNLKSKERGTPNAVLRDAGPGNERLAPFADRPVHLVVGKNDFTIEATTPEVVAAKLAERMGRPLTRLQWTPETDLRSFDEIAMGTTPQTRAFAARYGSKAANLGFLAHRDVLGRVGDAGSPSAQRGYDLVPRGFAVPLQAYQEFIEHPPNADVRELIDSFVAAEQTGGLSPQERGRRVDDIQSGIMAASFPPGALERVRAKIDEVIPGVEKVKVRSSANAEDVPDFDGAGLHDSYAADTTKRDRPIGPCMVEEDDGDDGEVKRKVKPKSVGCAIKGVYASLWNKRAVEERSFARIDQGTIAMGIAIVPAYDTGSDVAANAVVVTRVLNTDGVYGYSLSVQQGNNLVTNPDPATYSEVTIAAFISDDEPTSLTVTRFAKPAADAPERTEPVLSSDRMLELVDLARRVERAYCRATPGYYPDCDFSPAANDKATALDLELKILDDGHLVYKQVREFGGR; the protein is encoded by the coding sequence ATGACCGGCTTTCTTCCTCGCTCCGCGGCATACTCCTCGCCACCGGTGCCTCTCCCCGTACCTGAGGGTGCTCCCAGCCCGTCGTTCGCGTTCCTGCGGCGGTCGGCCACCACTGATGATGCGCCCGCCGCCCCCGATCAGCTTCCCCTCGCCGTCTCCGAGATCGATTCGTCCGACACGTTCCGGGCCGTCTCCACCGACGCCGGCGACCTGGTGGCGAACGGACGAGCGGCCAAGTTCCTCATCGACCGACGCAACCCGATCGCGCCGTCGGCGAGGTTCGTGAACGGCAACTTCGTCCGAAACGGTGTCGTGCCCGACGAGGCCAAGTTCCACTACCCGTTCGGCCGGGCGACGTTCCGCATCCCCGAGTCGCTCGACATCTTCAACGCCGTCACGTATTTCACCGTCGACAAGCGCTACATCGCCGGCAGCGTGCGCACCTACCATCTCGACGGGGCGTCGGACCCGGTGTACGGCCTGCAGTTCTACCCGCAGGATCTGATCCGCGAGCACGCCGTGGTCGAGGCGGTGACGACCATCCGCGCTCGGCTCGGCATCACCGACGCGCGCTTCGCATTCGTTCCGACCGGATCGCAGCAGACGACGGACACCGTGATGGATCAGTTGGCCTCGCTGCAGGTCGAGGTGCTCCCGCTCGACCGGATCCTCGGCGCCATCCAGTACCTGCCGCTCAACCTCGGCGAGGCGTGGGGGTACCTCCGCATCTTCCCGGACGACACCGATGCGCTGACGGCCACCGACATCCCCGTCTTCGACGAGCTGCCGCTCGATCTCTCGGTCGTCGCCGGCGTTCTCACCCGCAGCGTGCAGGACACCAACTCGCACGTGAACCTGAAGTCCAAGGAGCGGGGCACTCCGAACGCGGTGCTGCGCGACGCCGGGCCGGGCAATGAGCGCCTCGCCCCGTTCGCCGATCGTCCAGTGCATCTCGTCGTCGGCAAGAACGACTTCACCATCGAGGCGACGACGCCCGAGGTCGTTGCGGCCAAGCTCGCCGAGCGCATGGGTCGTCCGCTGACGCGACTGCAGTGGACTCCCGAGACCGACCTGCGTTCCTTCGACGAGATCGCCATGGGCACGACGCCGCAGACGCGCGCGTTCGCCGCACGGTACGGGTCGAAGGCCGCCAATCTCGGCTTCCTCGCTCATCGCGATGTGCTGGGCAGGGTGGGCGACGCGGGCAGCCCCAGCGCGCAGCGCGGCTACGATCTCGTACCGCGCGGTTTCGCGGTGCCACTGCAGGCCTATCAGGAATTCATCGAGCATCCGCCGAATGCCGACGTGCGGGAGCTGATCGATTCGTTCGTCGCCGCAGAACAGACGGGTGGGCTCTCTCCGCAGGAGCGCGGCCGGCGGGTCGACGACATCCAGTCTGGAATCATGGCCGCATCGTTCCCGCCGGGTGCGCTGGAACGCGTCCGCGCCAAGATCGACGAGGTGATCCCGGGCGTGGAAAAGGTCAAGGTGCGATCGAGCGCGAATGCCGAGGACGTTCCGGACTTCGACGGGGCGGGACTGCACGACAGCTACGCGGCCGACACCACCAAGCGCGACCGTCCGATCGGACCGTGCATGGTGGAGGAGGACGACGGGGATGACGGGGAGGTCAAGCGCAAGGTCAAGCCGAAGTCGGTGGGCTGCGCGATCAAGGGCGTCTACGCGAGCCTCTGGAACAAGCGTGCGGTCGAGGAGCGCAGCTTCGCCCGCATCGACCAGGGCACGATCGCCATGGGGATCGCGATCGTCCCGGCGTACGACACGGGATCGGATGTCGCAGCCAACGCCGTGGTCGTCACGCGGGTGCTGAACACCGACGGCGTATACGGCTACTCCTTGTCGGTGCAGCAGGGGAACAATCTGGTGACCAATCCCGATCCCGCGACGTACTCCGAGGTCACGATCGCCGCCTTCATCTCGGACGACGAGCCGACGAGCCTCACCGTGACGAGGTTCGCGAAACCCGCCGCGGATGCGCCGGAGCGGACCGAGCCGGTCCTGTCCTCTGACCGGATGCTGGAGCTCGTCGACCTCGCCAGACGCGTTGAGCGCGCATACTGCCGCGCGACACCGGGCTACTACCCCGATTGCGACTTCTCGCCCGCCGCCAACGACAAGGCCACCGCACTGGACCTCGAGCTGAAGATCCTGGATGACGGCCACCTGGTCTACAAGCAGGTGCGGGAGTTCGGCGGGCGCTGA
- a CDS encoding head GIN domain-containing protein → MHTVRFAVALVAVAPVLALAGCMPFVATGPMTSEERDIGAVSTVVLDTSGDISISEGAPALVIHAPQDALDRLTSDVDGDTLVLGTTPGANLRLGEVRYVLTVPDLEAIELNGSGDIDATVSSADSVRLDLDGSGDVEWTGLDTGKVDIGLSGSGDVELTGATGELAVELSGSGNVDADELQARDAVIAIDGSGNVDVAVSDTLSAEISGSGRVTYSGDPSVESDVSGSGDVVRD, encoded by the coding sequence ATGCATACTGTCCGTTTCGCCGTCGCACTCGTCGCCGTCGCACCTGTCCTTGCTCTCGCCGGCTGCATGCCGTTCGTCGCGACCGGCCCGATGACCTCGGAGGAGCGGGACATCGGCGCGGTGTCCACTGTCGTGCTCGACACCTCCGGTGACATCTCGATCTCGGAGGGAGCGCCGGCCCTGGTCATCCACGCGCCGCAGGATGCGCTCGATCGACTGACCTCGGACGTGGACGGCGACACACTGGTGCTCGGCACCACACCCGGCGCGAACCTGCGACTGGGCGAGGTGCGCTACGTCCTCACCGTTCCGGATCTCGAGGCCATCGAGCTGAACGGTTCCGGCGACATCGACGCGACCGTGTCGTCCGCAGACTCGGTGCGACTGGATCTCGACGGCTCGGGCGACGTCGAGTGGACCGGACTCGATACCGGCAAGGTCGACATCGGCCTCTCGGGTTCGGGTGACGTCGAGCTGACGGGCGCGACGGGCGAGCTCGCCGTCGAACTGTCGGGCAGTGGCAACGTCGACGCCGACGAACTGCAGGCTCGGGATGCCGTCATCGCGATCGACGGGTCGGGCAACGTGGATGTCGCGGTGAGTGACACCCTCTCCGCCGAGATCTCCGGGAGCGGACGGGTGACGTACTCGGGAGATCCGTCGGTCGAATCCGACGTCTCGGGTTCGGGGGACGTCGTTCGCGACTGA